One genomic segment of Sminthopsis crassicaudata isolate SCR6 chromosome 2, ASM4859323v1, whole genome shotgun sequence includes these proteins:
- the GSKIP gene encoding GSK3B-interacting protein — METDYSHVELSSNTEIEDSAFQDFERTDVKDMRLEAEAVVNDVLFAVSNMFVSKSLPCSDDVAYINVETRERNKYCLELSEAGLRVVGYAFDQVDDNIQTPYHETVYSLLDTLSPAYREAFGNALLRRLEALKQDGQS; from the exons ATGGAAACAGACTATAGTCACGTGGAGCTTAGCAGTAACACGGAAATTGAAGATTCTGCATTTCAAGATTTTGAAAGAACAGATGTAAAAGACATGAGACTAGAAGCTGAAGCTGTTGTAAATGATGTTCTTTTTGCTGTTAGCAACATGTTTGTCTCCAAAAGCCTGCCCTGTTCAGATGATGTTGCATATATCAATGTGGaaacaagagaaaggaacaaaTACTGTCTGGAGCTCTCAGAAGCAGGGCTTAGG GTGGTGGGTTATGCTTTTGACCAGGTGGATGATAATATACAAACTCCCTACCATGAGACAGTATACTCTTTGTTGGATACCCTTAGTCCAGCATACAGAGAAGCTTTCGGAAATGCACTTCTAAGAAGATTGGAAGCTTTGAAACAGGATGGACAGTCATAA